A genomic region of Tsukamurella pulmonis contains the following coding sequences:
- the betT gene encoding choline BCCT transporter BetT — translation MSDSESSRTSTPAETTPTPPSSLNRRVFLAAAGSVLALALWALASPDTAESVISGVVSFITTWFGWWYFLLATAIVGVVVFIGLSRYGTYRLGPEESRPEYSLFTWTSMLFAAGIGIDLMFFSVAEPVSHYLNPPVGAGENNQAAREAVTWTVFHYGITGWAMYALMGGALAYFAFRHNLPLTIRAALYPILGKRVHGRLGDAVDVAAVLGTIFGIATSLGIGIVQLNYGLHELFGVPQGKAAQIGLIVLSVIVATISATSGVDKGIRRLSELNVVLAIALLVYILVAGRSDFLLNGLVQNAGDYFSTFLDRTMDTFAWGQINPETAGNDPRGWLDSWTLFFWAWWVAWAPFVGLFLARISRGRTLRQFIFGVLLVPFSFILVWISVFGNSALEVARGDKGFAEATASTPEVGFYSLLEKYPGAPLLLAIATITGLLFYVTSADSGSLVMGNFTSKLEDPMADCARSTRIFWSFAIGLLTLAMLFAGSEGSIVTLQKATIIMGLPFSFVLALVGLALLRALHTESYKLDSFRTTLPKSLAAGRGTGDPGSWRRRLLATIHYPGKAATKRFLENAVASAMRDVAAEFAAEGMTATIDESGRSESLPSPTLRVDLASEPDFEYCVWPVSAPAPSYAVLAQRSGDRYYRCEVYLAEGSQGYTLNGYTREQIIGDILDQYERHLGYLHLRRAATDHHTEHDESAGTRTDPDPEASTEPEGTPA, via the coding sequence ATGAGTGATTCTGAATCCTCACGAACATCGACACCAGCAGAGACGACACCGACACCGCCGAGCTCCTTGAACCGCCGAGTCTTCCTCGCCGCCGCCGGCTCGGTCCTGGCCCTCGCCCTGTGGGCGCTCGCCTCTCCCGACACCGCGGAGAGCGTGATCAGCGGTGTGGTCAGCTTCATCACCACCTGGTTCGGCTGGTGGTACTTCCTGCTCGCGACCGCGATCGTCGGCGTGGTCGTCTTCATCGGCCTGAGCCGGTACGGCACGTACCGCCTCGGCCCCGAGGAGTCGCGGCCCGAGTACAGCCTCTTCACCTGGACCTCGATGCTGTTCGCGGCGGGCATCGGCATCGATCTGATGTTCTTCTCCGTGGCCGAGCCCGTGAGCCACTACCTCAATCCCCCGGTCGGCGCGGGCGAGAACAACCAGGCAGCACGGGAGGCCGTCACCTGGACCGTGTTCCACTACGGCATCACCGGCTGGGCGATGTACGCGCTGATGGGCGGGGCGCTCGCCTACTTCGCCTTCCGGCACAACCTTCCGCTCACGATCCGCGCAGCGCTCTACCCGATCCTCGGCAAGCGCGTGCACGGCCGCCTCGGTGACGCCGTGGACGTGGCCGCCGTCCTGGGCACCATCTTCGGCATCGCCACCTCCCTGGGCATCGGCATCGTCCAGCTCAACTACGGCCTGCACGAGCTCTTCGGCGTCCCGCAGGGCAAGGCCGCGCAGATCGGCCTCATCGTGCTGTCCGTGATCGTCGCGACCATCTCGGCGACGTCCGGCGTCGACAAGGGAATCCGGCGGCTCAGCGAGCTCAACGTCGTCCTGGCGATCGCGCTGCTCGTCTACATCCTGGTCGCGGGCCGGTCCGACTTCCTGCTCAACGGCCTGGTGCAGAACGCCGGTGACTACTTCTCGACGTTCCTCGACCGCACGATGGACACCTTCGCGTGGGGCCAGATCAATCCCGAGACCGCCGGCAACGACCCCCGCGGCTGGCTCGACTCGTGGACCCTGTTCTTCTGGGCCTGGTGGGTCGCCTGGGCGCCGTTCGTGGGCCTGTTCCTCGCGCGGATCTCGCGCGGTCGCACGTTGCGCCAGTTCATCTTCGGCGTGCTGCTCGTGCCGTTCAGCTTCATCCTGGTGTGGATCTCGGTGTTCGGCAACAGCGCACTCGAGGTCGCCCGGGGCGACAAGGGCTTCGCGGAGGCCACCGCCTCGACGCCCGAGGTCGGCTTCTACTCGCTGCTCGAGAAGTACCCCGGCGCACCGCTGCTCCTGGCCATCGCCACCATCACGGGGCTGCTGTTCTACGTCACCAGCGCCGATTCCGGTTCGCTGGTGATGGGCAACTTCACCTCCAAGCTCGAGGACCCGATGGCGGACTGCGCGCGCAGCACCCGCATCTTCTGGTCCTTCGCGATCGGATTGCTCACCCTCGCCATGCTCTTCGCCGGATCCGAGGGTTCGATCGTGACGCTGCAGAAGGCCACCATCATCATGGGGCTGCCCTTCTCGTTCGTCCTGGCCCTGGTGGGCCTCGCCCTCCTGCGCGCCCTGCACACCGAGTCGTACAAGCTCGACAGCTTCCGCACCACACTGCCGAAGTCGCTCGCCGCGGGCCGTGGCACCGGCGATCCGGGCAGCTGGCGCCGTCGGCTGCTCGCGACCATCCACTACCCCGGCAAGGCGGCGACGAAACGCTTCCTCGAGAACGCCGTCGCCTCCGCGATGCGCGACGTGGCAGCGGAGTTCGCCGCCGAGGGCATGACGGCGACGATCGACGAGTCCGGCCGCAGCGAGTCGCTGCCCTCGCCCACCCTGAGGGTCGACCTCGCGAGCGAACCGGACTTCGAGTACTGCGTGTGGCCGGTGTCCGCGCCCGCCCCGAGCTACGCGGTCCTGGCGCAGCGCTCCGGCGATCGCTACTACCGGTGCGAGGTGTACCTCGCCGAGGGCTCGCAGGGCTACACGCTCAACGGCTACACCCGCGAGCAGATCATCGGCGACATCCTCGACCAGTACGAGCGGCACCTGGGCTACCTGCACCTGCGCCGGGCCGCCACCGACCACCACACCGAACACGACGAATCGGCCGGAACCCGAACCGATCCCGACCCTGAAGCGTCCACCGAACCCGAAGGGACACCCGCATGA
- a CDS encoding aldehyde dehydrogenase family protein, which translates to MTEPTLFIDGTWRHSESGGTRTIVCPADGTEVAVVDEATAADTEAAIAAARRAFDTGPWPRTPAAERGDLVIAVADAIDRRRDEFARAETLDTGKRLYESELDMADIAACFRYFGKLAGQDAGRIVDAGSADVASQIVYEPVGVCAMITPWNYPLLQAAWKVAPALAAGDTFVLKPSELTPHTSILLMKVLQEVGLPDGVANLVLGAGAQAGAPLSTHPDIDLVSFTGGLVTGRLIAANAAGTVKKVALELGGKNPNVIFADACATPERLAATVDNALNAAFLHSGQVCSAGARLVIEASVHDVFVDELVRRAEGIRQGLPFAEGTETGPLISAAHRDKVHAYVEKAREDGAVVRTGGAFATGDQGSGSLDDGFFYLPTVLDHCDPSMACVHDEAFGPTVTVETFETEDEAVAIANDTEYGLAGAVWSADGGRAKRVARRLRHGTVWINDFGPYLPQAEWGGFGASGIGRELGPTGLGEYLEAKHVYENLRPSVTGWFAERKDA; encoded by the coding sequence ATGACCGAACCCACCCTGTTCATCGACGGAACCTGGCGGCACAGCGAGAGCGGCGGAACCCGCACTATCGTCTGTCCCGCCGACGGTACCGAGGTCGCCGTCGTCGACGAGGCGACCGCCGCCGACACCGAAGCCGCGATCGCGGCGGCCCGTCGCGCCTTCGACACCGGCCCCTGGCCCCGGACCCCCGCGGCCGAACGCGGCGACCTCGTGATCGCCGTCGCCGACGCGATCGATCGCCGCCGCGACGAGTTCGCCCGTGCGGAGACGCTCGACACCGGCAAGCGCCTGTACGAGTCCGAGCTCGACATGGCCGACATCGCCGCGTGTTTCCGGTACTTCGGCAAGCTCGCCGGGCAGGATGCGGGGCGCATCGTCGACGCCGGATCCGCCGACGTCGCCTCGCAGATCGTCTACGAGCCGGTGGGCGTCTGCGCGATGATCACGCCGTGGAACTACCCGCTGCTGCAGGCGGCGTGGAAGGTCGCGCCCGCGCTGGCCGCCGGTGACACGTTCGTCCTCAAGCCCTCCGAGCTGACGCCGCACACCTCGATCCTGCTGATGAAGGTGCTCCAGGAGGTGGGCCTGCCCGACGGCGTCGCCAACCTCGTGCTCGGCGCCGGTGCGCAGGCCGGCGCACCCCTGTCCACCCACCCCGACATCGACCTGGTCTCCTTCACCGGCGGCCTCGTCACCGGCCGGCTCATCGCCGCCAACGCTGCCGGCACCGTCAAGAAGGTGGCGCTGGAGCTGGGCGGCAAGAACCCGAACGTGATCTTCGCCGACGCCTGCGCCACACCCGAGCGCCTGGCCGCGACCGTCGACAACGCGCTCAACGCCGCCTTCCTGCACTCGGGCCAGGTGTGCTCCGCCGGCGCGCGGCTGGTGATCGAGGCGTCCGTGCACGATGTCTTCGTCGACGAGCTGGTCCGCCGCGCCGAGGGGATCCGGCAGGGGCTGCCCTTCGCCGAGGGCACCGAGACCGGACCGCTCATCTCCGCCGCCCACCGCGACAAGGTGCACGCCTACGTCGAGAAGGCCCGCGAGGACGGGGCCGTGGTGCGCACGGGCGGCGCGTTCGCCACGGGCGATCAGGGCTCGGGCTCGCTCGACGACGGCTTCTTCTACCTCCCGACGGTGCTCGACCACTGCGACCCGTCGATGGCCTGCGTGCACGACGAGGCCTTCGGGCCCACCGTCACCGTCGAGACCTTCGAGACGGAGGACGAGGCCGTGGCGATCGCCAACGACACCGAGTACGGACTCGCGGGCGCGGTGTGGTCGGCCGACGGCGGCCGGGCCAAGCGCGTCGCGCGCCGGCTGCGGCACGGCACAGTGTGGATCAACGACTTCGGCCCCTACCTCCCCCAAGCCGAGTGGGGAGGCTTCGGCGCCTCGGGCATCGGGCGCGAGCTCGGGCCCACCGGCCTCGGCGAGTACCTCGAGGCCAAGCACGTGTACGAGAACCTGCGGCCGTCCGTGACCGGATGGTTCGCCGAGCGGAAGGACGCGTAA
- a CDS encoding GMC family oxidoreductase produces MSEETFDYVVVGAGSAGAAVASRLSEDPTVTVCLLEAGPSDVGDEAILQLDRWMELLESGYDWDYPIEPQENGNSFMRHARAKVLGGCSSHNSCIAFWAPREDLDAWERDHGAAGWGADSVYRLYPRIETNDAPGEHHGRSGPVHIMTVPPNDPCGVALLDACEEVGIPRAEFNSGTTVTNGANFFQINRRADGTRSSSSVSYLHPAMDRENLTIKTGAWAKKIVFDTAGDVPRAIGVDITDNAFGRTTRVGARREVIVSAGAIDSPKLLMLSGIGPADHLRETGVDVLVDSPGVGEHLQDHPEGVIGFETSRPMVRESTQWWEIGIFTPTEYGLDRPDLMMHYGSVPFDMHTLRHGYPTAENTFCLTPNVTHARSRGTVRLRTMDFRDKPKVDPRYFTDAEGHDMKVMIAGIRKAREIAEAGPLKDWIERELYPGPGAQTDAELAEYIRRTHNTVYHPVGTVRMGAVDDPLSPLDPELRVKGVAGLRVADASVFPEHTTVNPNITVMMVGERCAELVRAG; encoded by the coding sequence GTGAGCGAGGAGACCTTCGACTACGTGGTGGTGGGCGCCGGATCCGCCGGGGCCGCCGTCGCATCGCGACTGTCCGAGGACCCGACGGTGACGGTCTGCCTGCTGGAGGCGGGGCCGTCGGACGTGGGCGACGAGGCGATCCTGCAGCTGGACCGGTGGATGGAACTGCTGGAGTCCGGGTACGACTGGGACTACCCCATCGAGCCGCAGGAGAACGGCAACTCCTTCATGCGGCACGCCCGCGCGAAGGTGCTGGGCGGCTGCAGTTCCCACAACAGCTGCATCGCTTTCTGGGCGCCGCGCGAGGACCTCGACGCCTGGGAGCGCGATCACGGCGCCGCGGGGTGGGGAGCCGACTCGGTGTACCGGCTCTACCCGCGGATCGAGACCAACGACGCCCCCGGTGAGCACCACGGCCGTTCCGGGCCCGTGCACATCATGACGGTGCCGCCGAACGACCCGTGCGGCGTCGCCCTGCTCGACGCGTGCGAGGAGGTGGGCATCCCCCGTGCGGAGTTCAACTCCGGGACCACGGTGACCAACGGCGCCAACTTCTTCCAGATCAATCGCCGCGCCGACGGCACGCGCTCGTCCTCGTCGGTGAGCTACCTGCACCCGGCGATGGATAGGGAGAACCTGACGATCAAGACCGGCGCCTGGGCGAAGAAGATCGTCTTCGACACCGCCGGCGACGTGCCGCGCGCCATCGGCGTGGACATCACCGACAACGCCTTCGGCCGGACCACGCGGGTGGGCGCGCGCCGCGAGGTGATCGTCAGCGCCGGCGCGATCGATTCGCCGAAGCTGCTGATGCTCTCCGGAATCGGCCCGGCGGACCACCTGCGCGAGACCGGCGTGGACGTGCTCGTCGACTCCCCCGGCGTGGGCGAGCACCTGCAGGACCACCCGGAGGGCGTGATCGGCTTCGAGACGAGCCGGCCGATGGTGCGCGAGTCCACGCAGTGGTGGGAGATCGGGATCTTCACCCCCACCGAGTACGGGCTCGACCGGCCAGACCTGATGATGCACTACGGCAGCGTGCCCTTCGACATGCACACGCTGCGGCACGGCTACCCCACCGCGGAGAACACCTTCTGCCTGACTCCGAACGTGACGCACGCGCGCTCGCGCGGCACCGTCCGGCTGCGGACCATGGACTTCCGGGACAAGCCGAAGGTCGACCCGCGGTACTTCACGGACGCCGAGGGCCACGACATGAAGGTGATGATCGCGGGCATCCGCAAGGCGCGTGAGATCGCCGAGGCCGGGCCGCTCAAGGACTGGATCGAGCGCGAGCTCTACCCGGGCCCGGGCGCCCAGACCGACGCCGAGCTCGCCGAGTACATCCGGCGCACGCACAACACCGTCTACCACCCCGTGGGCACGGTGCGAATGGGCGCGGTCGACGATCCGCTCTCGCCGCTGGACCCGGAACTGCGGGTCAAGGGCGTCGCCGGCCTCCGGGTGGCGGACGCGTCGGTCTTCCCTGAGCACACCACCGTGAATCCGAACATCACGGTGATGATGGTCGGCGAGCGCTGCGCGGAACTCGTGCGGGCGGGCTGA
- a CDS encoding type II toxin-antitoxin system PemK/MazF family toxin has protein sequence MANDFTRFAAVAAKLAREHGPRLAAQVVNSPPVRAGREAITQAVTQTVNQALGLESPAEPKEFTPGRPVTRTSTPTELMARGVFYAPQLDGQADPGEVVWTWVEFEETTGPNAGQGKDRPVLVVGRSVTSLLGLMLSSQERHQGDPAWIGIGSGPWDAEHRPSWVRLDRVLDVPEDGIRREGAVLDRRRFESVAQRLREDYGWT, from the coding sequence ATGGCGAACGACTTCACCCGGTTCGCGGCCGTGGCGGCCAAGCTCGCGCGCGAGCACGGCCCCCGGCTCGCGGCCCAGGTCGTGAACAGCCCTCCGGTCCGCGCGGGCCGCGAGGCGATCACGCAGGCCGTCACGCAGACGGTGAACCAGGCGCTCGGCCTGGAGTCACCCGCCGAGCCCAAGGAGTTCACACCCGGCCGGCCGGTCACCCGGACCTCCACGCCGACCGAGCTGATGGCGCGCGGCGTCTTCTACGCGCCCCAGCTCGACGGGCAGGCCGATCCGGGCGAGGTCGTGTGGACCTGGGTCGAGTTCGAGGAGACGACAGGGCCGAACGCGGGCCAGGGCAAGGATCGGCCGGTGCTCGTGGTCGGCCGGTCGGTGACCAGCCTCCTCGGGCTGATGCTCTCGAGCCAGGAACGGCACCAGGGCGATCCGGCGTGGATCGGCATCGGTTCAGGGCCGTGGGACGCGGAGCACCGCCCCTCGTGGGTGCGGCTCGACCGGGTCCTCGACGTGCCCGAGGACGGCATCCGTCGCGAGGGCGCCGTGCTGGACCGGCGGCGCTTCGAGTCCGTCGCGCAGCGGCTGCGCGAGGACTACGGCTGGACCTGA
- a CDS encoding transglutaminase family protein: MSWRLRVVHSTGFGYNAPVTSSYNEARLTPRSDQRQNVILNRVETVPATRAYRYTDYWGTAVTAFDLHAPHTALEVTGASVVETEAADESGDVVGWDELETDRVRDRFDELLSFTDYVPRQRKLAGQAKKLIKDLEPDEAVLAVCRWVHEELDYVPGTTGVHSSAIDAWDERKGVCQDYAHLTLLLLRSVGIPARYVSGYLHPQRDAEVGSTVAGESHAWIEAWTGQWRGYDPTNDVPIGERHVSVGVGRDYADVPPLRGVIAGGGASDLDVIVEITRLA; the protein is encoded by the coding sequence GTGAGCTGGCGTCTTCGAGTCGTGCACTCCACCGGATTCGGCTACAACGCGCCGGTCACCTCGTCGTACAACGAGGCCCGGCTGACGCCGCGCAGCGATCAGCGGCAGAACGTGATCCTCAACCGCGTCGAGACGGTGCCCGCCACGCGCGCGTACCGCTACACCGACTACTGGGGCACCGCGGTGACCGCGTTCGACCTGCACGCCCCGCACACCGCGCTCGAGGTCACCGGCGCGTCGGTCGTCGAGACCGAGGCGGCCGACGAGTCCGGCGACGTGGTCGGCTGGGACGAGCTGGAGACCGATCGCGTCCGCGACCGCTTCGACGAACTGCTCAGCTTCACCGATTACGTTCCGCGCCAGCGGAAATTGGCCGGACAGGCGAAGAAGCTGATCAAGGACCTCGAGCCCGATGAGGCCGTGCTCGCGGTGTGCCGCTGGGTGCACGAGGAACTGGACTACGTTCCCGGCACCACGGGCGTGCACTCGTCGGCGATCGACGCCTGGGACGAGCGCAAGGGCGTGTGCCAGGACTACGCCCATCTCACCCTGCTCCTGCTGCGCAGCGTCGGCATCCCGGCCCGGTACGTCTCGGGGTACCTGCATCCGCAGCGCGACGCCGAGGTCGGTTCGACAGTGGCGGGGGAGTCGCACGCCTGGATCGAGGCCTGGACCGGCCAGTGGCGTGGCTACGACCCCACCAACGACGTCCCGATCGGCGAGCGCCACGTCTCCGTCGGCGTGGGGCGCGACTACGCCGACGTGCCCCCGCTGCGTGGTGTGATCGCCGGCGGCGGGGCGTCGGACCTCGACGTGATCGTGGAGATCACCCGGCTCGCCTGA
- a CDS encoding alpha-E domain-containing protein: protein MLARNAEALYWIGRYAERADDTARMLDVTVHQFLEDATIDEDRASRQLVRVLGIPEPPADQPLDLRSVTEVVAYNRDPGSGSIAASVASARENARGAREVTSSEMWECLNATYNGLAERERAARRLGPHEFLNYIKNRAAMFAGLTDSTLSRDEGYRFMLLGRSIERMDMAVRLLLSRAGDRANAPTWVTVLRATGAHDTYLRTHRGVLDATRVVEFILVDRLFPRSVIHALTTAEDCLNAIEGGREGRLGTRTEAQRLLGRARGELEFLAPGELVEDLQRRLVALQELGQAAGEAITARYFHVTPYVAWTDARARGDIDTILEGEL from the coding sequence ATGCTCGCGCGTAACGCCGAGGCGCTGTACTGGATCGGTCGGTACGCCGAACGCGCCGATGACACCGCCCGCATGCTCGATGTGACCGTGCACCAGTTCCTCGAGGACGCCACCATCGACGAGGACCGCGCCTCCCGGCAACTCGTCCGCGTCCTGGGCATCCCGGAGCCGCCCGCCGACCAGCCGCTCGATCTGCGGTCGGTGACCGAGGTCGTCGCCTACAACCGGGATCCGGGCAGCGGCTCGATCGCGGCCAGCGTCGCCTCCGCCCGCGAGAACGCCCGCGGCGCAAGAGAGGTCACCAGCTCCGAGATGTGGGAGTGCCTCAACGCCACCTACAACGGCCTCGCCGAGCGGGAGCGCGCCGCGCGCCGCCTCGGCCCGCACGAGTTCCTCAACTACATCAAGAACCGCGCCGCGATGTTCGCCGGACTGACCGACTCGACGCTCTCGCGCGACGAGGGCTACCGGTTCATGCTGCTGGGCCGCTCGATCGAGCGGATGGACATGGCCGTGCGGCTGCTGCTCTCCCGGGCCGGCGACCGCGCGAATGCGCCGACCTGGGTCACGGTGCTGCGGGCCACCGGCGCCCACGACACGTACCTGCGCACCCACCGCGGCGTGCTCGATGCGACCCGCGTGGTCGAGTTCATCCTGGTCGACCGGCTCTTCCCGCGGTCGGTGATCCACGCGCTGACCACCGCTGAGGACTGCCTGAACGCGATCGAGGGCGGCCGCGAGGGCCGCCTGGGCACCCGCACCGAGGCGCAGCGCCTCCTCGGCCGCGCCCGCGGCGAGCTCGAATTCCTCGCTCCCGGTGAGCTGGTCGAGGACCTGCAACGTCGCCTCGTCGCGCTGCAGGAGCTCGGCCAGGCCGCGGGCGAGGCCATCACCGCCCGCTACTTCCACGTGACGCCGTACGTCGCGTGGACCGATGCCCGCGCCCGCGGCGACATCGACACCATCCTGGAGGGGGAGCTGTGA
- a CDS encoding circularly permuted type 2 ATP-grasp protein, whose amino-acid sequence MTPQKQAKAGSSGRAASATRKQAAAPRLSDDAPLFGGYDEAPSFGRAFDEMFADDGTVRAPYKRIFGALSSADESDLAARVDALGAAFIDQGITFSLEGRERPFPLDLVPRVIAAAEWNRLEKGIKQRVQALEMFLDDIYSEQEILRDGVVPKRLVTSCAHFHRQAAGIRPPNGVRIHVAGIDLIRDAEGTFRVLEDNLRSPSGVSYVMENRRTMAQVFPDLFQRHRVRAVADYSSHLLRALRRSAASNEADPTVVVLTPGMANSAYFEHSLLARQMGVELVEGRDLFCRDNVVYMRTTSGEQQVDVIYRRIDDEFLDPMQFLPNSVLGVAGLLNAARAGNVVISSAVGNGVADDKLTYTYVPDIIDYYLGEKPLLQNVDTLRCWLDDEREEVLDRIDELVIKPVEGSGGYGIVFGPDASEKELATMRRKVAADPRGWIAQPVMQLSTVPTKIGEQARPRHVDLRPFAVNDGDDVWVLPGGLTRVALPEGSLVVNSSQGGGSKDTWVLAARSSAAEAELEGVEVVPSRDLAEQQQVELGPELSSQDQQQQQAREDGTHARA is encoded by the coding sequence GTGACCCCGCAGAAACAGGCCAAGGCCGGCAGCTCGGGACGCGCCGCGTCCGCAACCCGGAAGCAGGCCGCCGCCCCTCGACTCTCCGACGATGCGCCGCTGTTCGGCGGCTACGACGAGGCACCGTCGTTCGGGCGGGCCTTCGATGAGATGTTCGCCGACGACGGCACCGTCCGCGCGCCCTACAAGCGGATCTTCGGCGCCCTGTCCTCGGCCGACGAATCGGACCTGGCGGCCCGCGTCGACGCTCTCGGCGCCGCGTTCATCGACCAGGGCATCACCTTCTCGCTGGAGGGGCGTGAGCGCCCGTTCCCGCTTGACCTGGTGCCGCGCGTCATCGCAGCCGCGGAGTGGAACCGCCTCGAGAAGGGCATCAAGCAGCGGGTTCAGGCGCTGGAGATGTTCCTCGACGACATCTACTCCGAGCAGGAGATCCTGCGCGACGGCGTCGTCCCGAAGCGGTTGGTCACCTCCTGCGCGCACTTCCACCGGCAGGCCGCCGGGATCCGCCCGCCCAACGGGGTGCGCATCCACGTCGCGGGCATCGATCTCATCCGCGACGCGGAGGGCACCTTCCGCGTGCTCGAGGACAACCTGCGCTCGCCGTCGGGCGTGAGCTACGTGATGGAGAACCGCCGGACCATGGCCCAGGTCTTCCCGGACCTGTTCCAGCGGCACCGCGTGCGCGCCGTCGCGGACTACAGCTCGCACCTTCTCCGCGCCCTGCGCCGCTCCGCCGCCTCCAACGAGGCCGACCCGACGGTGGTGGTTCTCACACCCGGCATGGCGAACTCCGCCTACTTCGAGCACTCCCTGCTCGCTCGGCAGATGGGCGTCGAGCTCGTCGAGGGACGCGACCTCTTCTGCCGCGACAACGTGGTCTACATGCGCACCACGAGCGGCGAGCAGCAGGTCGACGTGATCTACCGGCGCATCGACGACGAGTTCCTCGATCCGATGCAGTTCCTCCCGAACTCGGTGCTCGGGGTCGCGGGGCTGCTCAACGCGGCCCGCGCCGGCAACGTGGTGATCAGCTCCGCAGTGGGCAACGGCGTCGCCGATGACAAGCTGACCTACACCTACGTGCCCGACATCATCGACTACTACCTCGGTGAGAAGCCGCTGCTGCAGAACGTCGACACGCTGCGCTGCTGGCTCGACGACGAGCGCGAGGAGGTGCTCGACCGGATCGACGAACTCGTGATCAAGCCCGTCGAGGGCTCGGGCGGGTACGGCATCGTCTTCGGCCCCGACGCGAGCGAGAAGGAGCTCGCGACGATGCGGCGCAAGGTCGCCGCCGACCCGCGCGGCTGGATCGCGCAGCCGGTCATGCAGCTCTCGACGGTGCCCACGAAGATCGGGGAGCAGGCCCGTCCGCGGCACGTGGACCTACGGCCGTTCGCGGTCAACGACGGTGACGACGTGTGGGTGCTGCCCGGCGGGCTGACCCGCGTGGCGCTGCCGGAGGGGTCCCTCGTCGTGAACTCGAGCCAGGGCGGCGGCTCCAAGGACACCTGGGTGCTCGCGGCCCGCTCGTCGGCTGCGGAGGCGGAACTCGAAGGCGTGGAGGTGGTTCCGAGCCGCGACCTGGCGGAACAGCAGCAGGTCGAGCTCGGGCCCGAACTCAGCTCGCAGGACCAACAGCAACAGCAGGCACGAGAGGATGGCACCCATGCTCGCGCGTAA
- the rpsT gene encoding 30S ribosomal protein S20 encodes MANIKSQIKRIKTNERNRLRNQSAKSSLRTAIRHFREAVEAGDKAKAGDLLVSTSRQLDKAASAGVIHANQAANKKSALALALNKL; translated from the coding sequence GTGGCCAACATCAAGTCCCAGATCAAGCGGATCAAGACCAACGAGCGCAACCGTCTGCGCAACCAGTCGGCGAAGTCGTCGCTGCGTACCGCCATCCGCCACTTCCGCGAGGCCGTCGAGGCCGGGGACAAGGCCAAGGCCGGCGACCTGCTCGTGAGCACCAGCCGCCAGCTCGACAAGGCCGCCAGCGCCGGCGTCATCCACGCCAACCAGGCCGCCAACAAGAAGTCGGCGCTCGCGCTCGCTCTGAACAAGCTCTGA
- the holA gene encoding DNA polymerase III subunit delta, producing the protein MDSARVHVVIGTEGLLVERAVSAIVEAARASAGDGGMGLPGGAGDAVPVTRIRAGDVDQSELVELLSPSLFAEERIVVLESAGEAGKAPVDLIVEAAKNPPDGITLVIEHSGGGRAKSMVAALKKAGAEMVEVPTITSARDRADFAKSEFRAQKVRVSDELIDLLVDSVGKDLRELAAAIAQLVADTGGRVDLAAVHRYYAGRAEVTGFEIADKAVAGQVAAALESLRWAQHRGTPHVLIADALADAVHSVARIRGLGRTPDQYRDAGELGMAPWKVKKMTQVARRWRAENVAGALQAVAAANADVKGQAADPDYALEIAVRRVATLAN; encoded by the coding sequence GTGGACAGCGCGCGCGTACACGTGGTGATCGGGACCGAGGGGCTCCTCGTGGAGCGGGCGGTCTCGGCGATCGTAGAGGCGGCGCGGGCCTCCGCGGGCGACGGCGGCATGGGGCTGCCGGGCGGAGCGGGTGACGCCGTCCCCGTGACGCGGATCCGCGCCGGCGACGTGGATCAATCCGAGCTGGTGGAGCTGCTGAGCCCGTCGCTGTTCGCGGAGGAGCGCATCGTCGTCCTCGAGTCCGCGGGAGAGGCCGGTAAGGCCCCCGTCGACCTCATCGTCGAGGCGGCGAAGAACCCGCCGGACGGCATCACCCTGGTGATCGAGCACAGCGGCGGCGGCCGGGCGAAGTCGATGGTGGCGGCGCTGAAGAAGGCCGGGGCGGAGATGGTCGAGGTGCCCACCATCACCTCCGCGCGCGATCGGGCGGACTTCGCCAAGTCGGAGTTCCGCGCGCAGAAGGTGCGCGTCTCCGACGAACTGATCGACCTGCTCGTGGACTCCGTGGGTAAGGATCTGCGTGAGCTCGCGGCGGCGATCGCGCAGCTCGTCGCCGACACCGGTGGCCGCGTGGATCTCGCTGCCGTGCACCGTTACTACGCGGGGCGCGCGGAGGTCACCGGCTTCGAGATCGCCGATAAGGCCGTCGCCGGGCAGGTGGCCGCCGCGCTCGAGTCCCTGCGCTGGGCCCAGCACCGCGGCACCCCGCACGTGCTCATCGCGGACGCGCTCGCGGACGCGGTGCACTCCGTCGCCCGGATCCGCGGCCTGGGCCGCACCCCCGATCAGTACCGGGACGCGGGGGAGCTGGGCATGGCGCCGTGGAAGGTGAAGAAGATGACGCAGGTCGCGCGCCGCTGGCGCGCCGAGAACGTCGCCGGCGCGCTGCAGGCCGTGGCCGCGGCGAACGCGGACGTCAAGGGCCAGGCGGCCGATCCGGACTACGCGCTGGAGATCGCGGTCCGCAGGGTCGCCACGCTCGCGAACTGA